The Chlamydia trachomatis A/HAR-13 nucleotide sequence TTAACTTGGGAATAACGGTTGGAAACGGCCGCTAATACCGAATGTGGCGATATTTGGGCATCCGAGTAACGTTAAAGAAGGGGATCTTAGGACCTTTCGGTTAAGGGAGAGTCTATGTGATATCAGCTAGTTGGTGGGGTAAAGGCCTACCAAGGCTATGACGTCTAGGCGGATTGAGAGATTGGCCGCCAACACTGGGACTGAGACACTGCCCAGACTCCTACGGGAGGCTGCAGTCGAGAATCTTTCGCAATGGACGGAAGTCTGACGAAGCGACGCCGCGTGTGTGATGAAGGCTCTAGGGTTGTAAAGCACTTTCGCTTGGGAATAAGAGAAGACGGTTAATACCCGCTGGATTTGAGCGTACCAGGTAAAGAAGCACCGGCTAACTCCGTGCCAGCAGCTGCGGTAATACGGAGGGTGCTAGCGTTAATCGGATTTATTGGGCGTAAAGGGCGTGTAGGCGGAAAGGTAAGTTAGTTGTCAAAGATCGGGGCTCAACCCCGAGTCGGCATCTAATACTATTTTTCTAGAGGATAGATGGAGAAAAGGGAATTTCACGTGTAGCGGTGAAATGCGTAGATATGTGGAAGAACACCAGTGGCGAAGGCGCTTTTCTAATTTATACCTGACGCTAAGGCGCGAAAGCAAGGGGAGCAAACAGGATTAGATACCCTGGTAGTCCTTGCCGTAAACGATGCATACTTGGATGTGGATGGTCTCAACCCCATCCGTGTCGGAGCTAACGCGTTAAGTATGCCGCCTGAGGAGTACACTCGCAAGGGTGAAACTCAAAAGAATTGACGGGGGCCCGCACAAGCAGTGGAGCATGTGGTTTAATTCGATGCAACGCGAAGGACCTTACCTGGGTTTGACATGTATATGACCGCGGCAGAATGTCGTTTTCCGCAAGGACATATACACAGGTGCTGCATGGCTGTCGTCAGCTCGTGCCGTGAGGTGTTGGGTTAAGTCCCGCAACGAGCGCAACCCTTATCGTTAGTTGCCAGCACTTAGGGTGGGAACTCTAACGAGACTGCCTGGGTTAACCAGGAGGAAGGCGAGGATGACGTCAAGTCAGCATGGCCCTTATGCCCAGGGCGACACACGTGCTACAATGGCCAGTACAGAAGGTGGCAAGATCGCGAGATGGAGCAAATCCTCAAAGCTGGCCCCAGTTCGGATTGTAGTCTGCAACTCGACTACATGAAGTCGGAATTGCTAGTAATGGCGTGTCAGCCATAACGCCGTGAATACGTTCCCGGGCCTTGTACACACCGCCCGTCACATCATGGGAGTTGGTTTTACCTTAAGTCGTTGACTCAACCCGCAAGGGAGAGAGGCGCCCAAGGTGAGGCTGATGACTAGGATGAAGTCGTAACAAGGTAGCCCTACCGGAAGGTGGGGCTGGATCACCTCCTTTTAAGGATAAGGAAGAAGCCTGAGAGGGTTTCTGACTAGGTTGGGCAAGCGTTTATATGTAAGAGCAAGCATTCTATTTCATTTGTGTTGTTAAGAGTAGCGCGGTGAGGACGAGACATATAGTTTGTGATCAAGTATGTTATTGTAAAGAAATAATCATGGTAACAAGTATATTTCACGCATAATAATAGACGTTTAAGAGTATTTGTCTTTTAGGTGAAGTGCTTGCATGGATCTATAGAAATTACAGACCAAGTTAATAAGAGCTATTGGTGGATGCCTTGGCATTGACAGGCGAAGAAGGACGCAAATACCTGCGAAAAGCTCCGGCGAGCTGGTGATAAGCAAAGACCCGGAGGTATCCGAATGGGGAAACCCGGTAGAGTAATAGACTACCATTGCATGCTGAATACATAGGTATGCAAAGCGACACCTGCCGAACTGAAACATCTTAGTAAGCAGAGGAAAAGAAATCGAAGAGATTCCCTGTGTAGCGGCGAGCGAAAGGGGAATAGCCTAAACCGAGCTGATAAGGCTCGGGGTTGTAGGATTGAGGATAAAGGATCAGGACTCCTAGTTGAACACATCTGGAAAGATGGATGATACAGGGTGATAGTCCCGTAGACGAAAGGAGAGAAAGACCGACCTCAACACCTGAGTAGGACTAGACACGTGAAACCTAGTCTGAATCTGGGGAGACCACTCTCCAAGGCTAAATACTAGTCAATGACCGATAGTGAACCAGTACTGTGAAGGAAAGGCGAAAAGAACCCTTGTTAAGGGAGTGAAATAGAACCTGAAACCAGTAGCTTACAAGCGGTCGGAGACCAATGGCCCGTAAGGGTCAAGGTTGACGGCGTGCCTTTTGCATGATGAGCCAGGGAGTTAAGCTAAACGGCGAGGTTAAGGGATATACATTCCGGAGCCGGAGCGAAAGCGAGTTTTAAAAGAGCGAAGAGTCGTTTGGTTTAGACACGAAACCAAGTGAGCTATTTATGACCAGGTTGAAGCATGGGTAAAACTATGTGGAGGACCGAACTAGTACCTGTTGAAAAAGGTTTGGATGAGTTGTGAATAGGGGTGAAAGGCCAATCAAACTTGGAGATATCTTGTTCTCTCCGAAATAACTTTAGGGTTAGCCTCGGATAATAAGCTTTTGGGGGTAGAGCACTGAATTCTAGCGGGGGCCTACCGGCTTACCAACGGAAATCAAACTCCGAATACCAGAAGCGAGTCCGGGAGATAGACAGCGGGGGCTAAGCTTCGTTGTCGAGAGGGGAACAGCCCAGACCGCCGATTAAGGTCCCTAATTTTATGCTGAGTGGGTAAGGAAGTGATGATTCGAAGACAGTTGGAATGTTGGCTTAGAGGCAGCAATCATTTAAAGAGTGCGTAACAGCTCACCAATCGAGAATCATTGCGCCGATAATAAACGGGACTAAGCATAAAACCGACATCGCGGGTGTGTCGATAAGACACGCGGTAGGAGAGCGTAGTATTCAGCAGAGAAGGTGTACCGGAAGGAGCGCTGGAGCGGATACTAGTGAAGATCCATGGCATAAGTAACGATAAAGGGAGTGAAAATCTCCCTCGCCGTAAGCCCAAAGTTTCCAGGGTCAAGCTCGTCTTCCCTGGGTTAGTCGGCCCCTAAGTTGAGGCGTAACTGCGTAGACGATGGAGCAGCAGGTTAAATATTCCTGCACCACCTAAAACTATAGCGAAGGAATGACGGAGTAAGTTAAGCACGCGGACGATTGGAAGAGTCCGTAGAGCGATGAGAACGGTTAGTAGGCAAATCCGCTAACATAAGATCGGGTCGCGATCAAGGGGAATCTTCGGGGGAACCGATGGTGTGGAGCGAGGCTTTCAAGAAATAATTTCTAGCTGTTGATGGTGACCGTACCAAAACCGACACAGGTGGGCGAGATGAATATTCTAAGGCGCGCGAGATAACTTTCGTTAAGGAACTCGGCAAATTATCCCCGTAACTTCGGAATAAGGGGAGCCTTTTAGGGTGACTATGGAACGATAGGAGCCCCGGGGGGCCGCAGAGAAATGGCCCAGGCGACTGTTTAGCAAAAACACAGCACTATGCAAACCTCTAAGGGGAAGTATATGGTGTGACGCCTGCCCAATGCCAAAAGGTTAAAGGGATATGTCAGCTGCAAAGTGAAGCATTGAACCTAAGCCCTGGTGAATGGCCGCCGTAACTATAACGGTGCTAAGGTAGCGAAATTCCTTGTCGGGTAAGTTCCGACCTGCACGAATGGTGTAACGATCTGGGCACTGTCTCAACGAAAGACTCGGTGAAATTGTAGTAGCAGTGAAGATGCTGTTTACCCGCGAAAGGACGAAAAGACCCCGTGAACCTTTACTGTACTTTGGTATTGATTTTTGGTTTGTTATGTGTAGGATAGCCAGGAGACTAAGAACACTCTTCTTCAGGAGAGTGGGAGTCAACGTTGAAATACTGGTCTTAACAAGCTGGGAATCTAACATTATTCCATGAATCTGGAAGATGGACATTGCCAGACGGGCAGTTTTACTGGGGCGGTATCCTCCTAAAAAGTAACGGAGGAGCCCAAAGCTTATTTCATCGTGGTTGGCAATCACGAGTAGAGCGTAAAGGTATAAGATAGGTTGACTGCAAGACCAACAAGTCGAGCAGAGACGAAAGTCGGGCTTAGTGATCCGGCGGTGGAAAGTGGAATCGCCGTCGCTTAACGGATAAAAGGTACTCCGGGGATAACAGGCTGATCGCCACCAAGAGTTCATATCGACGTGGCGGTTTGGCACCTCGATGTCGGCTCATCGCATCCTGGGGCTGGAGAAGGTCCCAAGGGTTTGGCTGTTCGCCAATTAAAGCGGTACGCGAGCTGGGTTCAAAACGTCGTGAGACAGTTTGGTCTCTATCCTTCGTGGGCGCAGGATACTTGAGAGGAGCTGTTCCTAGTACGAGAGGACCGGAATGGACGAACCAATGGTGTGTCGGTTGTTTTGCCAAGGGCATAGCCGAGTAGCTACGTTCGGAAAGGATAAGCATTGAAAGCATCTAAATGCCAAGCCTCCCTCAAGATAAGGTATCCCAATGAGACTCCATGTAGACTACGTGGTTGATAGGTTGGAGGTGTAAGCACAGTAATGTGTTCAGCTAACCAATACTAATAAGTCCAAAGACTTGGTCTTTTTATGATTGGAAGAGCCGAAAGGCAAAGACAATAAGAAAAAGAGTAGAGAGTGCAAGTACGTAGAAGACAAGCTTTTAAGCGTCTATTAGTATACGTGAGAAACGATACCAGGATTAGCTTGGTGATAATAGAGAGAGGGAAACACCTGACACCATTCCGAACTCAGAAGTTAAGCCTCTGATCGCTGATGGTACTATACACAAGAGTATGGGAGAGTAGGTCGTCGCCAAGCATTTTATTATATAAGATCTTAGTCACAGACTAAAAAGGAGAAGGGGGTAGCCGCTAACGCAGTTACCCCCTTTTCTTTTCTCTAAAATACCTTCTCTCTTCTTCTTGCTGTAATCCTAGTCAAATTATCTCTAATTCTCTACTATCTTCTTCCTTATCCTGAAATAGAGTTTAAGAACTCTAGGGACTTAATTTATTTTATTCTCCTTATTATCGAATTTTCGGTTCTATATTGGGTTAAGCATTCGTATAGGTAATCAACTTCTGCTAAAGGAAAAAACATGGCTGGCAATAGTGATTTAGATATAGACATCTTAGAAAAGATTGCAGGAACTATTAAACAGTTGAGCATAGAAAGTATTCAGAAAGCATCTTCAGGTCATCCAGGAATGCCTTTAGGATGCGCAGAGCTCGCTGCTTATTTATATGGTTACGTATTGCGATATAATTCTAAAGATTCTCGATGGGTGAATAGGGATCGCTTTGTTCTCTCTGCTGGACATGGTTCTGCTCTTCTTTACTCTTGTTTGCATTTAGCAGGATTCGATGTAAACCTAGAGGATCTGCAACAATTTCGTCAGCTCCAATCTCGAACTCCCGGGCATCCAGAATTTAGAGAAACTGATGGTGTAGAAGCCACTACAGGACCTCTAGGACAAGGAGTAGGAAATGCTGTTGGAATGGCTCTTTCATTAAAAATGTTAGGAGCCAGATTTAATCAGCCTGCGAATTCTATCTTTGATGCAAAAGTGTATTGCTTAGCAGGAGATGGGTGCTTCATGGAAGGCGTGAGTCATGAAGCTTGTAGTTTCGCGGGTTCTTTAGGCTTGGATAATCTCGTTTTGATTTATGATCATAATGAGATTATTTTAGACGGGACTCTTCACGATGTAAGTATTGAGGATACAAAACAGAGATTCTTAGCATATGGCTGGGATGTGTTTGAAACTGACGGACATGATTTTGAGAGCTTGCATCAGGTTTTCACACAGATCAAGAAAAGCCAATGCAAACCTACGTTGATTATTGCACATACTATTATTGGACACGGCTCCCCTAAAGAAGGAACCAATAAAGCACATGGGTCTCCTTTAGGAGAGGATGGTGTTGCTCAAACTAAAAGTTTCTGGCATCTCCCAGAAGAAAAGTTTTTCGTTCCTTCGGCAGTGAAGATGTTCTTTGCTGCAAAACAACAGGAAGGTAAGAAATTACAGGAAGAATGGCAAGAACGCTTCCGAGTCTGGTCTAAACAAGCTCCCGAGCAACATCAAGAATATCTTCGATTGATTCAAGAGATCTCGATTCAAGAACTCGAAGAAATTTTGAATCTTATTGATATGCCAGAGTCTATAGCCGGGCGTGCAGCTTCGAATAAAGTCATTCAGGTATTAGCAGAGGATATTCCATCCCTCGTAGGGGGATCGGCGGATCTCTCTAGTTCAGATGGTACCTGGATAGCTAAAGAAGGAACTATTAGTGCTAGCGATTTTCTTGGGCGGAATATTCGCTATGGAGTGCGCGAATTCGGAATGGGCACGATTATGAACGGATTAGCGTATAGTCAAGTATTCCGTCCTTTTGGGGGAACTTTTTTAGTCTTTTCCGATTATTTGCGTTCCGCGATTCGATTAGCAGCATTATCTAAATTGCCGGTAATTTATCAGTTCACTCATGATTCGATTTTTGTTGGAGAGGATGGACCTACACATCAGCCTATAGAGCAAATCATGTCGCTGCGGGCTATTCCAGGGCTAAGAGTGATTCGTCCTGCGGATGCGAATGAAGTGAAAGGAGCATGGTTAACTGCTTTAGAAAGCGCTGGTCCAACAGCGTTAATTTTATCTCGACAAAATCTACCTACTCTTAAAGAGACGAAACGTTCTTTCAGAGAAGGAGTAAGAAAGGGTGCTTATATTCTGGTTAAAGAGGAAGGAGATCGCCCAGACTATACGCTGTGTGCTTCTGGATCCGAGGTGCATTTGGCTATAGAGGTTGCACAAAGTCTTATGGCTT carries:
- the tkt gene encoding transketolase produces the protein MAGNSDLDIDILEKIAGTIKQLSIESIQKASSGHPGMPLGCAELAAYLYGYVLRYNSKDSRWVNRDRFVLSAGHGSALLYSCLHLAGFDVNLEDLQQFRQLQSRTPGHPEFRETDGVEATTGPLGQGVGNAVGMALSLKMLGARFNQPANSIFDAKVYCLAGDGCFMEGVSHEACSFAGSLGLDNLVLIYDHNEIILDGTLHDVSIEDTKQRFLAYGWDVFETDGHDFESLHQVFTQIKKSQCKPTLIIAHTIIGHGSPKEGTNKAHGSPLGEDGVAQTKSFWHLPEEKFFVPSAVKMFFAAKQQEGKKLQEEWQERFRVWSKQAPEQHQEYLRLIQEISIQELEEILNLIDMPESIAGRAASNKVIQVLAEDIPSLVGGSADLSSSDGTWIAKEGTISASDFLGRNIRYGVREFGMGTIMNGLAYSQVFRPFGGTFLVFSDYLRSAIRLAALSKLPVIYQFTHDSIFVGEDGPTHQPIEQIMSLRAIPGLRVIRPADANEVKGAWLTALESAGPTALILSRQNLPTLKETKRSFREGVRKGAYILVKEEGDRPDYTLCASGSEVHLAIEVAQSLMALDNRVRVISFPCWELFERQDVEYRESVIGGDLGLRVSIEAGTALGWYKYIGSNGLAIAIDGFGMSGAPNEVAETCGFTVDNIVQRILSV